A genomic region of Pseudomonas sp. RSB 5.4 contains the following coding sequences:
- a CDS encoding glycosyltransferase gives MIGVVIPAQNEEHHIAACLESVLFAAEHPVLAGQPVSVVVVLDACSDQTGQIVSAHGVGRIEVSFQNVGKARATGADHLLAAGAMRLAFTDADTVVPHDWLARQIGFKADAVCGTVEVDSWNFHGDLVRSKYMELYQFIENHRHIHGANLGLSADAYRNAGGFQPLTAHEDVHLVADLKRIGAHIVWTATNPVITSARKDYKCRGGFGEYLVNLGASLGLPALDPQVSAGLSL, from the coding sequence ATGATCGGAGTTGTCATACCTGCCCAAAATGAAGAGCACCACATCGCTGCGTGCCTAGAATCTGTTCTGTTCGCGGCTGAGCATCCTGTGTTGGCAGGTCAGCCAGTCTCCGTAGTCGTCGTTTTAGATGCTTGCTCTGATCAGACCGGACAGATTGTTTCAGCACACGGTGTAGGACGGATCGAAGTTTCGTTTCAGAACGTGGGTAAGGCGAGAGCAACCGGTGCAGACCATCTTCTGGCCGCTGGCGCGATGCGGCTTGCCTTCACCGATGCCGACACCGTCGTGCCACATGATTGGCTGGCGCGTCAGATTGGGTTCAAGGCTGATGCAGTTTGTGGAACAGTCGAAGTGGATAGCTGGAATTTCCATGGAGACCTGGTTCGCTCAAAGTACATGGAGCTTTACCAGTTCATCGAGAATCACCGGCACATCCACGGAGCTAATCTTGGCTTGAGTGCCGATGCCTATCGGAACGCAGGTGGGTTCCAGCCTCTCACCGCACACGAAGATGTCCATTTGGTCGCTGACCTTAAGAGGATCGGTGCTCATATCGTTTGGACAGCAACGAATCCGGTCATCACCAGCGCCCGCAAGGATTACAAATGTCGCGGAGGGTTTGGGGAGTATCTAGTCAATCTAGGTGCCTCACTGGGATTGCCTGCGCTTGATCCACAGGTTAGCGCCGGCCTCTCTCTTTAA
- a CDS encoding YgjV family protein: protein MAYLDWIQWPAMVVTVLAAWLIGSQRPRRWMIGFVCFSVSNVLWVIWGFYAGAYALIVLQVCLFLMNLRGLKKNSKGKENEHSQDGR, encoded by the coding sequence TTGGCTTATCTGGATTGGATTCAATGGCCAGCGATGGTTGTTACCGTTCTCGCCGCATGGCTAATCGGATCGCAGCGGCCAAGGCGGTGGATGATCGGATTTGTATGCTTCAGTGTGAGCAACGTTTTGTGGGTGATTTGGGGATTTTACGCAGGCGCGTATGCATTGATCGTATTACAGGTTTGTCTTTTCCTGATGAACCTTCGAGGACTCAAGAAAAATTCGAAGGGTAAAGAAAACGAGCATTCTCAGGACGGACGTTGA
- a CDS encoding alpha/beta hydrolase — MTTHRLTTQGLRLNVSICGQGSPLLLLNGLGGLIRTFNSLREELDDFTTITLDVPGVGRSQMPRWPLRLPRHADVIAEMLQQLGIDQVDVFGVSWGGALAQEFALRYPSMVRRLILAATSPGPVLLMKPADVMDFFRRSKNAKMPKQDSSRNSIHTLLRFGVMKGMLSVNPRTYYLQLAALIGWTSLLRLPRLPQRTLVITGDRDPLIQAYNAHILRRTIRRSELRILKGEGHFFVVTSARRTAALMREFLCQQHHDEEQEVSLIANDRLRPCLR; from the coding sequence ATGACAACACACAGGCTAACCACGCAGGGCTTACGGTTGAATGTCTCGATCTGCGGTCAAGGATCGCCGCTGCTTTTACTCAATGGTTTGGGTGGTTTGATTCGTACCTTCAATTCGTTGCGCGAAGAACTGGACGACTTCACGACCATCACGCTGGACGTGCCAGGGGTCGGCAGGTCGCAAATGCCCCGTTGGCCCCTTCGCCTGCCACGCCATGCCGACGTGATTGCAGAGATGCTCCAGCAATTGGGAATCGACCAGGTCGATGTGTTCGGGGTGAGTTGGGGAGGTGCATTGGCTCAAGAATTCGCTCTTCGTTACCCGAGCATGGTACGCAGGCTGATCCTCGCGGCGACCTCTCCCGGCCCAGTGCTGTTGATGAAGCCTGCTGACGTTATGGATTTTTTCCGCAGGAGTAAAAACGCCAAAATGCCCAAGCAAGATAGCTCCCGCAATTCAATTCACACGCTGCTGCGGTTCGGTGTGATGAAAGGCATGCTCTCTGTTAATCCTCGAACCTACTATCTTCAGCTCGCAGCGTTGATAGGATGGACAAGCCTGCTTCGGTTGCCCCGACTGCCTCAACGCACGCTGGTTATTACGGGCGACCGCGATCCGCTAATACAGGCGTACAACGCCCATATCCTGCGCCGCACAATTCGACGTTCAGAACTTCGCATTCTGAAGGGGGAGGGGCACTTCTTTGTGGTGACCAGCGCTAGACGAACTGCCGCACTAATGCGCGAATTTCTCTGTCAGCAGCACCATGATGAAGAACAGGAGGTATCGCTCATCGCAAACGACAGGTTGAGGCCATGCCTGCGCTAA
- a CDS encoding manganese catalase family protein, whose amino-acid sequence MFLHNKRLQYTVRVAQPNPGLANLLLEQFGGAQGELAAASRYFTQALAEDDPGRKDLLMDIATEELSHLEIVGSIIVMLNKGAKGRMAEGVEEEGELYRAINGAGNDSHITSLLYGAGAPLTNSAGVPWSAAYVDTIGEPTADMRSNIAAEARAKIVYERLMNVTDDPGVKEALGFLMTREIAHQLSFEKALHAIQPNFPQGKLPGMPEFTNVYFNMSQGEGSTRGPWNEGDDWDFVEDPAPAVDGGDGTASVQLSAEDEALLMDMKARTMSDPDSNPITGADLGAGVQGEPQP is encoded by the coding sequence ATGTTCCTACATAACAAACGACTTCAATACACCGTGCGAGTTGCCCAGCCAAATCCTGGGTTAGCAAATTTATTACTGGAACAGTTTGGGGGAGCTCAGGGCGAGCTTGCAGCGGCCTCCCGCTACTTCACCCAAGCGTTGGCAGAAGATGATCCAGGCAGAAAGGATCTGCTGATGGACATCGCCACCGAAGAACTCAGTCACCTTGAGATCGTCGGGTCGATCATCGTGATGTTAAACAAGGGTGCCAAAGGACGAATGGCCGAAGGTGTCGAAGAGGAAGGCGAGCTTTATCGCGCCATCAACGGCGCCGGCAATGATTCCCACATCACCAGTCTGTTGTATGGCGCCGGTGCTCCGTTGACTAATTCGGCAGGCGTACCTTGGTCAGCGGCTTACGTCGACACCATCGGCGAACCGACAGCAGACATGCGCTCAAATATCGCCGCTGAGGCGAGAGCGAAAATTGTCTATGAACGGTTGATGAATGTTACCGATGATCCGGGTGTGAAAGAGGCCCTAGGATTTCTGATGACGCGTGAAATCGCCCACCAGCTATCTTTCGAAAAAGCGCTGCACGCCATCCAGCCAAATTTCCCTCAGGGCAAACTGCCGGGCATGCCGGAGTTCACCAACGTCTACTTCAACATGTCACAGGGCGAAGGCAGCACTCGCGGCCCTTGGAACGAAGGGGACGATTGGGACTTTGTGGAAGATCCGGCGCCTGCAGTGGATGGTGGGGACGGCACCGCCTCTGTGCAATTGAGCGCTGAGGACGAGGCGCTGCTCATGGATATGAAAGCCAGGACGATGTCCGACCCAGACAGCAATCCGATCACAGGGGCGGACTTAGGGGCGGGGGTACAAGGCGAACCTCAACCTTGA
- a CDS encoding DUF6555 family protein, whose translation MSQTDIFVIEYKLHGKPMSFVIRVKTMRNVDAWHWASCDAGLVPIPKPGKPPLKVMSKPQAERFGVTEVKWRETAALVWTEA comes from the coding sequence ATGAGCCAGACAGATATATTCGTTATCGAGTACAAACTACACGGGAAACCAATGTCATTCGTCATCCGCGTTAAGACAATGCGCAATGTTGATGCGTGGCACTGGGCGAGTTGCGACGCCGGTCTGGTACCGATCCCCAAACCTGGAAAACCGCCGTTGAAGGTCATGTCGAAACCTCAGGCGGAACGGTTCGGAGTGACAGAAGTGAAATGGCGTGAGACTGCAGCATTAGTCTGGACGGAAGCGTAG
- a CDS encoding ferritin-like domain-containing protein — protein MARKTVEDLFIHELSDVYSAEKQITKALPRLAKAATNPLLADAFTSHLEETHGQIERIDQLVELTGIKLKRMKCVAMEGLVEESKELLEEIDKGAVLDAALIGAAQKVEHYEIAAYGTLIAMAKHLKLDDAAALLAATLVEEKGADEKLSKIAEQGGNQAATLEKKR, from the coding sequence ATGGCTAGAAAAACTGTCGAAGACTTGTTTATCCATGAACTCTCTGACGTTTACAGTGCGGAAAAACAAATTACCAAAGCATTGCCGCGCTTGGCGAAAGCAGCGACTAATCCACTGTTGGCGGACGCGTTTACGTCCCACTTGGAGGAGACCCATGGGCAGATTGAGCGCATTGATCAGCTGGTCGAGCTGACCGGTATAAAGCTCAAGCGTATGAAGTGCGTGGCCATGGAGGGACTTGTCGAAGAGTCGAAAGAGCTGCTGGAAGAAATCGACAAAGGAGCTGTGCTCGACGCCGCACTAATCGGTGCGGCTCAAAAAGTGGAGCACTATGAAATTGCTGCCTACGGCACCTTGATAGCGATGGCCAAGCATCTCAAGCTAGATGACGCTGCAGCCCTGTTGGCCGCAACGCTTGTTGAAGAGAAAGGCGCCGACGAGAAGCTGAGCAAGATCGCAGAGCAGGGCGGTAATCAAGCTGCGACCTTGGAAAAGAAACGTTAA
- a CDS encoding DUF1652 domain-containing protein, with translation MISALELRHIIECGFLPLSCSCTLNVDGSLMIKVIEPSSGSVELLVTGVSAAPLTTSRSIANLIGELRSEMSARKVSFGSSECRAQGN, from the coding sequence ATGATCTCCGCTCTTGAGCTCCGACATATTATTGAGTGCGGCTTCCTACCACTGTCGTGCTCATGCACGTTGAATGTGGATGGTTCGCTAATGATCAAGGTTATAGAGCCATCTTCTGGCAGTGTTGAACTGTTGGTGACAGGGGTGTCGGCGGCACCGCTGACTACAAGTCGCTCAATTGCCAATCTGATAGGTGAGCTTCGCAGTGAGATGTCTGCACGCAAAGTCAGTTTTGGATCGAGTGAGTGCAGAGCTCAAGGGAATTGA
- a CDS encoding zinc-dependent alcohol dehydrogenase, with translation MRALTYHGAHSVKVDTVPDPVIQESDDIILRVTATAICGSDLHLYRGKIPTVEHGDIFGHEFMGIVEEAGSAVTAVQPGDRVVIPFVIACGSCFFCAMDLFAACETTNTGRGAIMNKKAIPPGAALFGFSHMYGGVPGGQAEYVRVPKANTGPFKVPGTLSDEKVLFLSDILPTAYQAVSNAGIGNGSSIAIYGAGPVGLLSAACARMLGADQIFMVDHHPYRLAYAQKTYGVIPINFDEDDDPADTIIRQTKGMRGVDGVVDAVGFEAKGSTTETVLATLKLEGSSGKALRQCIAAVRRGGIVSVPGVYSGFIHGFLFGDAFDKGLTFKMGQTHVHRFLPELLDHIETGRLAPEVIISHRMSLEQAAEGYKIFDKKEQDCRKVILTPGDNHIALPETDGSATVLTT, from the coding sequence ATGAGAGCACTCACCTATCACGGCGCGCACAGCGTCAAGGTCGACACGGTTCCTGATCCGGTTATCCAGGAAAGTGATGACATCATTCTTCGGGTTACCGCGACGGCGATATGCGGATCTGACCTCCATCTCTATCGGGGCAAGATTCCGACTGTCGAGCATGGCGATATCTTCGGGCATGAGTTCATGGGGATCGTTGAAGAGGCAGGCTCAGCGGTTACCGCAGTGCAACCCGGCGACCGCGTGGTAATTCCCTTTGTAATCGCCTGCGGCAGCTGTTTCTTCTGCGCAATGGATCTGTTCGCGGCCTGCGAAACAACAAATACAGGGCGCGGAGCGATCATGAATAAAAAGGCGATACCACCAGGAGCCGCGCTGTTCGGCTTCAGTCATATGTACGGCGGCGTTCCTGGCGGGCAAGCCGAATACGTGCGCGTGCCGAAAGCCAACACCGGGCCGTTTAAGGTGCCGGGGACACTGTCGGATGAAAAGGTTCTTTTCCTTTCAGACATCCTTCCCACGGCGTATCAGGCTGTATCTAACGCGGGGATTGGTAATGGTTCCAGCATCGCAATTTATGGTGCAGGGCCCGTCGGTTTGTTGAGCGCGGCCTGTGCAAGGATGCTCGGTGCCGACCAAATTTTCATGGTCGATCACCATCCTTACCGCTTGGCTTACGCGCAGAAAACGTATGGTGTAATTCCGATCAACTTCGATGAAGACGACGATCCTGCAGATACGATCATTCGGCAAACCAAAGGAATGCGAGGAGTTGATGGCGTCGTAGATGCGGTAGGGTTTGAAGCAAAAGGTAGTACGACGGAAACAGTTCTCGCGACACTCAAGCTTGAGGGCAGCAGCGGCAAGGCTTTACGTCAGTGCATCGCCGCCGTTCGACGCGGCGGCATCGTCAGTGTCCCTGGCGTTTATTCAGGGTTCATCCATGGCTTCCTGTTCGGAGATGCATTCGACAAGGGGCTGACCTTCAAAATGGGGCAGACCCATGTGCACCGTTTCCTACCCGAGCTCCTGGATCACATTGAGACAGGTCGTCTCGCACCAGAAGTCATCATCAGCCATCGCATGTCACTGGAACAGGCCGCTGAGGGATATAAAATCTTTGATAAAAAAGAACAGGACTGCCGAAAAGTCATCCTGACACCTGGCGATAACCACATCGCTTTGCCGGAAACCGACGGAAGCGCGACGGTGCTGACTACCTAA
- a CDS encoding PLD nuclease N-terminal domain-containing protein, producing the protein MSEATSYFAIAVAVIVLLVDLWAIVSVFRSDKTVGVKAGWAIGLIIFPVIGLIVWGVAGPRGIKEGPSSPEHSKG; encoded by the coding sequence ATGTCGGAAGCTACCAGCTATTTCGCAATTGCTGTCGCGGTGATTGTTCTGCTCGTTGATCTGTGGGCCATCGTAAGCGTGTTTCGCAGCGACAAGACGGTGGGAGTCAAAGCCGGTTGGGCTATTGGGCTCATCATTTTCCCAGTCATTGGTTTAATCGTTTGGGGTGTTGCAGGGCCGCGCGGAATCAAAGAAGGCCCATCGTCGCCTGAACACAGCAAAGGGTAA
- a CDS encoding ZIP family metal transporter, whose amino-acid sequence MPEPLTSSGAPLRSWFARFSGSGWGGRAFWSILIGVTVFLLISGYGAFVGANKENLHFAFLGGMAGFAATAIGAVVAIALRDIAARTQDIMLGFAAGMMLAASSFSLILPGIEAAQTLCRNQLLAACVVVAGLGLGVALMVGLDRFVPHEHEKSGRRGPDAQRINRVWLFVLAITLHNLPEGMAIGVSFANGDMKVGLPLTTAIAIQDIPEGLAVALALRVTGISALRAALIAGGSGLMEPIGAIVGLGISNSFALGYPIALGLAAGAMIFVVSHEVIPETHRNGHETPATLGLMLGFGVMMFLDTALG is encoded by the coding sequence ATGCCCGAGCCGTTGACCTCATCCGGCGCACCACTTCGCTCCTGGTTTGCGCGGTTCTCAGGATCTGGATGGGGCGGACGCGCCTTCTGGTCAATTCTGATTGGCGTGACAGTGTTCTTGCTCATCAGCGGGTACGGCGCCTTCGTCGGTGCCAATAAAGAAAATCTGCACTTCGCATTTCTCGGTGGCATGGCAGGTTTCGCTGCGACGGCCATAGGAGCTGTCGTAGCGATTGCGTTACGAGACATCGCGGCCCGCACACAAGACATCATGCTGGGCTTCGCCGCCGGTATGATGCTGGCCGCCAGTTCGTTCTCGCTCATTCTCCCTGGGATCGAAGCGGCCCAGACCCTTTGCAGAAACCAGTTACTCGCAGCATGTGTAGTTGTTGCGGGATTAGGACTGGGCGTAGCGTTGATGGTTGGCCTTGATCGTTTCGTCCCTCACGAACACGAGAAAAGCGGACGACGAGGGCCGGACGCGCAACGTATCAATCGTGTTTGGTTGTTCGTCCTTGCAATCACTCTGCATAACCTACCGGAAGGCATGGCTATTGGAGTGAGCTTCGCCAATGGAGATATGAAGGTCGGACTGCCGCTGACCACTGCCATCGCCATCCAAGACATACCCGAAGGTTTGGCCGTCGCCCTAGCGTTACGTGTGACAGGCATCTCAGCGCTTCGTGCAGCGCTCATTGCAGGAGGCTCAGGGTTGATGGAACCCATAGGCGCTATCGTCGGCTTGGGGATTTCCAACAGCTTCGCATTGGGATATCCCATAGCTCTCGGTTTAGCGGCTGGTGCGATGATTTTTGTGGTGTCCCATGAGGTCATTCCCGAGACTCATCGCAATGGTCATGAGACACCCGCGACCTTGGGACTGATGCTTGGCTTCGGAGTGATGATGTTTCTCGATACTGCTTTGGGTTAG
- a CDS encoding response regulator has product MIVQWEGFLPIEGTVIVIEDDPTLRELMEEIVSEVGGKAISFQTADDALTYLLQTHEQCRLVIADHGVPGQIQGIEFIEMVGSRWPSIAAILTSGYLIDPEAIPASTIYLHKPWSLDDFVIAMAALLQPGIAIHKA; this is encoded by the coding sequence TTGATCGTCCAATGGGAAGGTTTTTTGCCAATAGAGGGAACGGTGATCGTCATCGAGGACGACCCTACATTGCGAGAGTTGATGGAAGAAATCGTATCGGAAGTCGGAGGGAAGGCAATCTCGTTCCAGACTGCAGATGACGCCTTAACCTATCTGCTCCAAACTCATGAACAATGCCGTCTAGTGATCGCAGACCACGGCGTACCTGGCCAGATACAGGGTATCGAATTTATCGAAATGGTAGGTAGTCGATGGCCATCAATTGCGGCAATCCTGACCTCTGGATACCTGATAGACCCTGAGGCTATCCCAGCTTCTACCATTTATCTGCACAAACCATGGTCACTGGATGATTTCGTTATCGCTATGGCGGCGCTATTGCAGCCTGGCATCGCGATTCACAAAGCCTAA
- a CDS encoding DNA methylase, whose product MSKIICAHDLQIDLQGANEAGLFKWLLASFLMGKRIQGPIAANAYQVIVDKHHRDTPHKLASCTHRQLVMMLGEAHYVRYDETTASRLLALANKMNAEYHGKVSNIVAASADRKAFEKRLSDFEGIGPKTIEIFMREAAAVLFGTSP is encoded by the coding sequence GTGAGCAAAATCATCTGCGCACATGACTTACAAATCGACCTTCAAGGTGCGAACGAAGCCGGGTTATTCAAATGGCTGCTTGCCAGTTTCCTGATGGGCAAGAGAATCCAGGGGCCAATTGCTGCCAACGCCTATCAAGTGATCGTCGATAAACATCATCGGGATACGCCGCACAAATTGGCGAGCTGCACTCACCGCCAGTTGGTCATGATGCTTGGTGAGGCTCACTACGTGCGTTACGACGAGACCACCGCGTCGCGGTTGTTGGCATTGGCTAACAAGATGAATGCTGAATATCACGGGAAGGTCAGCAACATCGTCGCAGCAAGCGCAGATCGTAAGGCCTTCGAAAAACGGCTATCTGACTTTGAAGGGATAGGGCCGAAAACCATCGAGATTTTTATGAGGGAAGCGGCTGCGGTGCTCTTCGGAACTTCCCCCTAA